A single window of Acetohalobium arabaticum DSM 5501 DNA harbors:
- the pta gene encoding phosphate acetyltransferase, translated as MDFVTEIKEEAQAAGKTIVLPEGEEPRMIKAVPQILEEELADIILLGEESKLEEIADEESVDISGAEIIDPKEADRLDEFSSTYYELRKHKGISEEEALEQMEDSLYFGAMLVKEGIADGLVAGALNATANVLRPVIKIIGTEEEVSIVSGSFLMIVPDCEYGADGKMLFADSGVFPEGSPEELAEIAISSADTFEALTGEEPKVAMLSFSTKGSAEHPLVDKMREAAEICKEKAPDLEVDGEMQGDAALVPEIGAKKAPDSDVAGNANVLIFPDLNGGNIAYKLVQRLADADAFGPLIQGSALPVNDLSRGCSVSDIVTVTAITAVQAAFKDK; from the coding sequence ATGGATTTTGTTACAGAAATTAAAGAGGAAGCACAAGCCGCAGGAAAGACAATAGTCTTACCTGAAGGTGAAGAACCGCGGATGATCAAGGCTGTTCCACAGATATTGGAAGAAGAATTAGCTGATATTATTCTGTTAGGTGAAGAGTCTAAGCTGGAGGAAATAGCTGATGAAGAAAGTGTGGATATTTCCGGAGCTGAGATAATCGATCCTAAAGAGGCAGATAGACTGGATGAATTTAGTTCTACTTATTATGAATTACGGAAGCATAAGGGGATTTCAGAAGAAGAAGCTCTAGAACAGATGGAAGATTCGCTTTATTTTGGTGCTATGTTGGTTAAGGAAGGAATAGCAGACGGCTTAGTTGCAGGTGCTTTAAATGCTACAGCTAATGTTTTACGTCCTGTAATTAAGATTATTGGGACTGAAGAAGAAGTTTCAATAGTTTCTGGTTCCTTTTTGATGATTGTGCCGGACTGTGAGTATGGTGCCGACGGTAAGATGTTATTTGCTGACAGCGGTGTCTTTCCAGAAGGTTCTCCAGAAGAGTTGGCTGAAATAGCTATTTCATCAGCCGATACTTTTGAAGCCCTGACAGGGGAAGAACCAAAGGTAGCTATGTTATCCTTCTCTACTAAAGGAAGTGCTGAACATCCATTGGTAGATAAGATGAGAGAAGCAGCAGAGATCTGTAAAGAGAAGGCTCCTGATCTAGAAGTAGATGGTGAGATGCAGGGAGATGCAGCTTTAGTACCAGAGATTGGAGCTAAAAAAGCACCTGATAGTGATGTAGCCGGTAATGCCAATGTTTTAATCTTTCCTGATTTAAATGGAGGAAATATTGCTTATAAGTTGGTTCAGAGATTGGCTGACGCTGATGCCTTTGGACCGTTAATCCAGGGTAGTGCTCTACCTGTTAATGATCTGTCGAGGGGCTGCAGTGTATCTGATATAGTTACTGTGACAGCAATTACAGCAGTACAGGCTGCTTTTAAAGATAAGTAA
- a CDS encoding acetate/propionate family kinase, protein MKVLVLNCGSSSAKYQLINMEDESVLASGVIERIGIDGAFLEHEPAQGEEVKVENEIPDHSVAIKMVIDALLDDDYGVIDDMNEISAVGHRVVHGGEEFADSVLVDDEVYEGIDSVKDLAPLHNPPNLLGIEVSQELMPETPDVAVFDTAFHQTMPAKSYMYALPYEWYEEHDVRRYGFHGTSHKYVSKRAAKISDEPIEDLKIITCHLGNGASVAAINGGEVIDTSMGLTPLEGLVMGTRCGDIDPAIIPFMMEKEDLDASEVDTILNKESGVAGVSGVSSDFRDLKESANDGNERAQLAIDLFCQRVKKYIGSYSAALGGVDVVVFTAGIGENAIDIRAKILEDLDYLGLTLDEDKNDMRGKEEVITTDNSDNIAMVIPTNEELVIARDTKRLVIEAQENAS, encoded by the coding sequence ATGAAAGTTTTAGTTTTAAATTGTGGGAGTTCTTCGGCTAAGTATCAGCTAATCAATATGGAAGATGAGTCAGTATTAGCTAGTGGTGTGATAGAAAGAATTGGAATTGATGGAGCATTTTTAGAACATGAACCAGCCCAGGGAGAAGAAGTTAAAGTTGAAAATGAAATTCCTGATCACAGCGTAGCAATTAAGATGGTAATTGATGCTTTATTGGATGATGACTACGGCGTAATTGATGATATGAATGAAATTAGTGCTGTAGGACATCGGGTAGTTCACGGTGGTGAAGAATTTGCAGATTCAGTCTTAGTTGATGATGAGGTATATGAAGGAATTGATAGCGTTAAGGATTTAGCACCGCTACATAATCCACCTAACTTATTAGGAATTGAGGTTAGCCAGGAGTTAATGCCTGAGACACCTGATGTTGCTGTCTTTGATACTGCATTCCACCAGACAATGCCGGCTAAGTCTTATATGTATGCGCTGCCTTATGAGTGGTATGAAGAACATGATGTACGTCGCTATGGTTTCCATGGAACCTCCCATAAGTATGTTTCTAAACGAGCAGCTAAAATTTCAGATGAGCCGATAGAGGATTTGAAGATAATTACCTGTCATTTAGGAAATGGAGCTAGTGTAGCTGCTATTAATGGTGGTGAGGTAATTGATACTAGTATGGGCTTGACTCCGCTAGAGGGTCTAGTGATGGGAACTCGCTGTGGAGATATTGACCCAGCAATTATTCCATTTATGATGGAGAAAGAGGATCTAGATGCTAGTGAAGTTGATACAATTTTGAATAAAGAAAGCGGAGTAGCCGGAGTTTCTGGTGTCAGTAGCGACTTTAGAGACTTAAAGGAATCTGCGAATGATGGTAATGAAAGAGCCCAGTTAGCTATTGATCTCTTCTGTCAGCGCGTTAAGAAGTATATCGGTTCTTATTCAGCTGCATTAGGCGGAGTAGATGTAGTAGTCTTTACTGCTGGTATCGGTGAAAATGCTATTGATATTCGAGCTAAGATTTTAGAAGATCTTGATTACTTAGGACTTACTTTAGATGAGGACAAGAATGATATGAGAGGGAAAGAAGAAGTAATTACAACTGATAATTCCGATAATATTGCTATGGTAATCCCAACTAATGAAGAACTGGTTATTGCTCGTGATACTAAACGGTTAGTTATTGAAGCTCAAGAGAATGCTAGTTAA
- a CDS encoding DUF368 domain-containing protein → MKGIPIGISNTLPGVSGGTMALVLGIYDDLISGIKKIKLSVVGPIFLGAVVGVLGSSKIITFLLESYSSLVKAFLLGLIFASSKVTFKQVKEINLKTIGLSLVGLLLALMYSVELGSVTTTSSLSYFKVFFGGAIGSVAMILPGVSGGTILIMLGLYEGVLEAITVLNLSVIIIFSLGVGSGLLAFSRILSFLLNNFRSLLMAFLTGLILGSMRSVISFQLGIGVIISFILGVIVIQLLSE, encoded by the coding sequence ATGAAGGGAATTCCTATTGGAATATCCAATACTTTACCAGGAGTTAGTGGGGGGACAATGGCTTTAGTACTGGGAATTTATGATGATTTAATTTCAGGAATAAAGAAAATCAAATTATCAGTAGTTGGACCAATATTTTTAGGAGCTGTAGTTGGAGTCTTAGGAAGTTCTAAAATAATCACTTTTTTATTAGAGAGTTATTCTAGTCTAGTAAAGGCTTTTTTATTAGGTCTGATTTTTGCATCTAGTAAAGTAACTTTTAAACAAGTGAAAGAAATTAATTTAAAAACAATTGGTTTAAGCCTAGTAGGATTATTATTAGCTCTTATGTATTCAGTAGAGCTTGGTAGTGTTACAACAACAAGTTCTTTATCATATTTTAAGGTATTTTTTGGTGGGGCAATTGGTAGTGTGGCTATGATTTTACCAGGAGTTAGTGGTGGTACGATATTGATTATGCTTGGATTATATGAAGGAGTTTTAGAAGCAATTACTGTTTTAAATTTATCAGTTATAATTATTTTTAGTTTAGGAGTAGGAAGTGGATTATTAGCTTTTTCCCGGATTTTATCCTTTTTATTAAATAATTTTCGATCCTTATTAATGGCTTTTTTAACCGGTTTAATTTTGGGCTCAATGCGTAGTGTTATTTCATTTCAACTAGGGATAGGAGTAATAATCAGCTTTATTTTAGGGGTAATAGTTATTCAGCTATTATCAGAATGA